GTGATCATTGGAAGGAACAGATGAGAAAATGTATAAAACATCAGGCAGGGACCTGGTGATTATTAAAGAGCTGTTAAAGCATTATTTACAAATGAATGTCTACAGTGTTTGAATATGATTAGCATAAACAGCTTTTTTAAAACTCCTGATTCTCCCAGCGAAGAAGAAAAGCCTGTCTTGAATAGAGGTACAGGTGTCCTTACTCACTTCAGATGACTTCTGGACCTGTCTACTAACTAACTACCAAGTGACTAGGAACAACTAGCcaggaaaatatttctgaagtgcTTGGTTAGTCCTCTGCTCCTGGGGTCACAGTACACTAATAATGACACAGGGATAAATGTTTAAGGTAAGGGCTCTATGAAGGAGAATGTTGCTTTCATCCTCCAAACTCTGCAGAATGCCTGGACTCACTTGACACCTTTTAATCACAAACTTAGTGTCAACATGGAAGTGTGTGTTTGAGGTTTTGGCCACTCAGAATGGCTTGACACAGAAGACCTGAACTTCCTTCTGACACACAGTCCCACCAACCACACATTCACATTTCTGTTTTATCTCTGAATCTTTGgtgttttccaatttttatttatactATGTTTTGTGGGTTGGCAAAACAGACCTATCATCAATTATTAGAGATAAATTTTTGCTCCTATTTCTTGCTGAGCTATTTGGGAACACCAGCTGCTCATATGCATTATTGACCAAGTACAGCCTAGCAACCATTCAGGATAATGGGTTATAGGCTTCAAACTAGGCATCTAGTGAAATTTGCTGAATTTGATGTTTCTAGTTTTCAGGAGGAAGGTGTTATAGATAAGTGCACTATAAATGAGCCCAGTAACAGAAGATCTATGTATTTAGATAATATCCTTTGTACAACTCTCTTCCATCCTGGGTTCTCTAATATTCTTAAATACaactcttcttttttattgtttgctgTTAGAAACCAAAACTTATGTTAATCAAAACGTAGCTATGTTGTATTAATCTCAAATACTTGTcctgtttttttcttataaactTTGGAgctcagaaaggaaactagaaatagTTTCTGAGTCCTAGCCAAACCCCAAAGTCTTGATCAGAATTGCTTTGTATCTGTTCACTCTAGATCAATGACAAGACttgattcagaaaaataaaaagcaaataaaaatgtatcttaaaattCTTGTGTCTATTCACCAGAGAACACAACTTAGACATGGGTGTAAGCCAATAAAAAATCTTAATTAGCTGGTCAGcgactacactgggtgttcaggatcccagtgcAGCCCTGAGCCTTTCTGAGAGTGAGCCACTTCTAAGCACAAAAATTATGTTCTGGTTGAGTTCATTAGCAAGAGCAGTTAGCAAGAAGCAGAACTGCAGAAGCTAAAAAGCaaagttagtacatttagagacttttacagaactatggactttgatggattgaGTCTTTGTTTTACTCTTGGccagtgtatatgtatgtgctcaGTTTTgtggcctgaatggtacttccatttTGTGCTACTATCTGGGGGCTTACTAAGGTCTGGGGTCCTATTGCAAAATATTAAACTCCATTCTTTTCATTTAGCAAATCCTATTAAGTGCCTCAAGGTGCAACAAATTATAGTTGTTTGATTCCTATTGCTTGTGCTAGACAATAGTAAATAAGCATTTGGAAATGAGAAAGTTAGTTAAAattgtactttattttaaaagaccaTGGGTCCTTCTGCACCCCAGTCCCCATTAGTTAAACCACTACTTAAGCCTTAAATTTTATGACTCATTAGTCAACTGAAAGGATAGGAATGTAACTTCAAAAAACAGTTATCATAGATTTGTCAGCAGAGGCAGAGATTGagtatacataatatattcagATCTATTTGTTTGTGGGTTGCTTCTGATTTAACATGATGCACTGAATTAAAACATTTgtataaagcaaacaaaagtgTGCTATGTTAACTACAAACATCTCTCCGTGTTAGTTTAATATGTGATGAAATGGTAAGGCTAGTGTAGAATGGAAGCTATTCCGGGGGATTTTGAAATGTTCTCGTTCTTTGGAAATGGCTCTCCAAATCCAAGCATAATTTAATCCTGGCTTATAAGCCTTTATGGGCCACATACTGCAGCCAGGAGTGTCTGACTCGTCTACTGTGTTGTATTGGCAAGGATATTAACATAAATAATTTGTTATGTAGAACATAAATCCGGTTTTATTTGCGTGCATATGGTGTATATGCATATGGGAATGCATCTGCTATCAGTACAcagatggaagtcagaggacactttgTGATAGTGGAATGTCTCCTCCCATCATGTGGTTTCAGGAAATCAAAACCTGgtcagcaggcttggcagcaggcgtttttttacccagtgagccatcttgccatctgAAAATCTACTATGACAAAGAGGCCTAAAGCATATTCTTCTGGAATAATAGCATAATTGTTATCCATGTAAACATGAGTCAACAAGGGAAATAATAAGCTAAATGGGATTCACTGATTACAGCAAATATATCACTCCTTGTTTGCTATGCTATTTTACTAAATTCTAATATCCCCAAGtaactttagaaataaaaaaaaaacctcttagaGTGTGAACTGTTTCCTTAAAGTTCACTATTTAAATGATTGCATACTTTATTGCATTCATATAAGAAGTGAAGAAGAGctttttcctgctgttcccctggggcagacaggacttttcctgtctccctcttctctctgtctctctgtctctctgtctctttacctcttttctgtttccttcccccATCTTATCCTTtccaataaaacttctcacttaaaaaaaaagaagtgaagaagagagtatttttaaatatagataatTGCATGTctgtaagaaaagaaatagtttGCTTCAAGCTCCTTGCCATTTATCCTGGGACCTGTAAGCAGAACACACGTGAACATAAGACTTACATCTGAAATGACTTTGTGCCTCACTTTTTGTATTTAATCTGATGACATATCAACCAGCTTTTGGGGGGGGTCAGATCTGATAGGTGGAACGAAGCCAAAGTAATTTAATCACAATGGCAGAGGTTACAAATTAATTGGATTGCCTCTATTCTTATATAATGTTTAACCAATTCTTGTAAGTTGGAGCCTGCAAACTGCAGTTACAGCCATATAATGGGATAGTAGACTCACCTGAGCAAATGTCTCAATGGAGTAAACCTACCTCTTCTTGTTCAACTTCTTATCCAGTTCTGAACATATCTTAGGGATTGAACCAAAGTAGAgactagaaattaaaaataaaaatcctaaaatGTTGCAAACTCCAGGTTAAAATCCTTATACAGGTTTCAGCTTTTGACATATCTTTAAGCTTTGGGGGAAAAATGGCCAAAGTAATTACAAAGCACAGCATATTGTGGTGTTTATTTTATGCTTCTAAACTTTCATGTGTTAAATACAGCATCCTAGGCTGCATCCCCAGTGACTGAGTTTATAAACCTAAATAGGTTTTAAGAATCCATAAttagagccaggcagtagtgacacatgcctttaatgccagcactcaggaggcagaggcaggcagatctctgggacaTTGAGGTCAGGTTGGTGTAcatagtaagagcctgtctcaaaaagaataacATAAATAACACAAACAAGAATCCAATGGAACCATTTCTGGCAGGGATGGGGAAGAAAATTTgagtgttttgctgttgttgttcagTGAAAATCTGTCCTCAAGAGGTGCATGCAAACTTCAATTAAATTACTAATACTTTCGTCCTGGTTTTCTTCTTGAAGGAAGTTTGTCTATATTACCTTTTCACATGCTTATAGGCTCACTGATGCTTTTGACTTTTTAACTGGCTACTTTATCATTAGTATCTGCATGTGTATTTTAAAGGATGTTCAAAGTGCTAAAAATGACCCTTGCACTCAGGTTTCTTGGAACTTCCCTTATTTTACAGCCAGCCTTTATTGTGGGTTTTCTTCTATGCCAGCATGTTATTCTATGTTACTAAAAGCCAAGAATCATGCTACTTTCTCCCCACCTTTAGCATGAAACAGCCCATGTGTTTCCTAATGTAGGTCTGGAGGAGATAATATGGATCCATGGTGGATATTCTCATTATGAAGAATGCTCATTCTCATGTTTCACCACATGTCATATTCAGAGTTGCCACCTATGATAAAGCTAATCACCTTATCTATATCTGCTTCAAGGCTTTGATAAATGTCAGATTCATTAGATATGGTTTACACCCCCTAGCTCAGCAACTTCAGAAGCCTGAAAGAAAATTTAGGCCTACAGagattaaataaaattgtaaatgtttagcgagtttctttttctcttttgtttgtttgtttgtttgagactggatctctctatatagtcctggctgtcctgaaactcactatgtagaccagtctggccctgaactcacagagatccacctgcctctgcctcctgagtgctgaattaaaggcgtgtgctacctcACCCAACTAGCAGGTCTATTTTCGTCTACAGGTGTACATACCATTAAACTaatatttttctccaaaatagaaacataaatccttttccatttttatattttaattcctttaaaatttttattatagtgtgtgtgtgtgtgtgtgtgttgtatgtgtgtgtatgtaggtaagCAGGTACGTGAAGGAATGCTTGTAGGGTCAGTCCTCTCCTATCAAATAGCTTCCCGAGATCAAATTCAAGTTATCAAGCTTGGAAGCAAATGTTTACAAATAGCCAAGCCCATCTCACTAGTGCCAAGATATGTTCTTGACACATATCTAAGGGTTAAAAAGTCCCAGTCCCTTGCCAGGCAGCCATGCCGTATGccatcaatcccagcactcgggtggcagaggcaggtggatctctgagttggaggatagcctggtctacagagtgagttccaggacagccagggctacacaaagaaaccctatctcaaaacaaaacaaaaaaccaagaaacgCTTATACCCAAATCAGCCTTATGTTATCAAATGCACAATAACTTCTGACTGCACAACTACAGAACATTTCTGTGACTGACCCTTCAACACAAGCTCATATAGATGCAGTGCTTAAGTATTCTGTTTTAAATGACTCTTTTTTTCCATGTAAATATTGTCCTACTtcaaacaatttgaaaaaaatgaattattctCTTAAATAATTAAAGTTTACCCAGTGGGAAGGATTTCTGTCCCAGAAATGTCAAACTGTTAATTAGTTTCTCTGAACTACAGTCTATATTTAGCAAATAATATATCCCCCCATGACAAGAATGAACGGCACAGAACAGTTGGGGACAAAGGAGAAGACAAGTCACCCCTTAGGTCAACTCCCGAGTGACTTCTTGACTGGCTGCATGGGAGAGAAGTCCTCTTCCTTCCATAATCGTAGGCCCCTTGCCTGGTCTCAGAGTTCAGAAGTGACCTGAGACCACAAGGAGGGAAAGCCAATGGGTCTTTTCAGCAtaccatatatttaaaaaaaaaaaatgctccttCGGTAGAAAGGACTTCAAATATGTAGCATCCCTTCTTCTGGACAATAGTGACCATGAAACCGAACTTTTGAGCATTAAGTCAGATGGAAGGAGGTGAGGATAAGATACTCAACATAGGTCAGAAGGTGAAGAATTGAAATCAGTGGAGTCAATTTAAAAGGTTGTTATATTTTGCTATGATCTCTATATATGAGAAAAAGGAATACACATGAAAACGTGCCTTCTGTTTTAGTTTGTTcctcaaatattttattgtacTGAAATTCTGAAGCAAGCAACTCtcctatggaggcattttataCAGTATTTGCATCTGTTGCCAATTCACTGATGTGTGGAGACACTCACTGAaaggtggtggtttgaaagaaaaaaaaaaaaaaaaaacagtagcaaacacctttattcccagtattTGGGAAGATGAAGTAGAAAGGTGTTAAGTTCAAGGCCTCCCTGGGTGCacagtaagatcctatctcaaaaaaagaaaaatcactgctGCAAAGATGTAGCACAGCACCGAGAAGAGGCAGAAATGAAGGTAGCTATGATTTGCAAAAGGAAAGTCTCTTGTATTTGGAGATGTAACCCTGAAATAAAAGAGAACTTTGTGATTGAGTTACAATAGCAAATGAGAAAGTAAAAATCTAAGTTAGtgcttttaaaacatgtttgTAGTCTCCATAAATCACAGTAGCACCTATAGCTAGATTTGGCATTGatccacagagaaaaagaaagacagaaaggaggagggaaaggagaggaagaaagggagagaaaaggaaagaaatggagagagacaaggcaggagagggaaaggggaagagaaaacaagaaaggaaaggggagagagaaatgaatggatgatagaaataaatcctaaaatcataaataaaagtacaaaatgcAATCCAAAGGATTTTCAAAATGAGTTTATCAAGATACGACTGATTATGAAACAAAAGAGCTAGATAAATGGGAATAATTCCATGCCTTAATTGCAATCAtaatgtttgctgtgtgtgtgaacCTCATAGTTTAGGAAGGTTACAATTCCCTCTGTATGCAGTGAAaacctaagtgtgtgtgtgtgtgtgtgtgtgtgtgtgtgtgtgtgtgtaccaacaCCGTGAGAAAATAGGGCGTCTTCATCAGCAGTATACAATTCTGTAACAGTATTTTAAAGGTGACATAGAAGGCTGCAATCAAATAATTTGGTGTCAAAAAGCCACATTCTTTTaaagaagtgaaaataaaaatgttgattcatttcttaatttctgGATTTAAGAAAACCAATCAAACAccttaaataaagaagaaaaaaaaaaaacacctaagtTTCACAGGCgagcacaaagaaagaaaaccacaaccacAGCCAACACCAATCACAGGGGTGCTACTTGTGGGCCTTCAGAAGACTGGCAGAAACTACATTTTTTTACCTGTTTTCATGTTTGTCCAAGATcttgaaagagagggagagatagagacggagagagcagagagaggcagagagagagagagagagagagagagagagagagagagagagagagactgcatcTAGACGATCCCTTGAGTTCTCAAGTTCATAAGACACATGGCAGGTAAGAACGCTTACCAGATTCCGCATCCGACTTCAGTGATGGACCCAACAGCAACCCTTCTTTACCTGGATTACTATGAAGCTACAGGCACAGACCATCCTATCGTGGAGACTCTTCCCCACATCTCCTACACATCTGTCTTTCTCCCTATCTTTTACTCAGCCGTGTTCCTGACTGGAGTATTAGGGAATTTCATCCTCATGGTTGCACTGCATTTCAAACGTGGCAGCCGAAGATTGATCGACATCTTCATCCTCAACCTGGCTGCCTCTGACTTCATTTTCCTTGTCACGCTGCCCCTTTGGGTGGATAAGGAAGCCTCTCTGGGACTGTGGAGGACTGGATCTTTCCTGTGCAAAGGCAGCTCCTACGTGATCTCAGTGAACATGCACTGCAGTGTCTTCTTACTCACTTGCATGAGCATGGACCGCTACCTGGCCATCATGTGCCCAGCCTTATCCAGAAGACTGAGAAGGAGAAACTGTGCGTACACAGTCTGCGCCAGTGTCTGGATTATCTCCTGCCTCCTGGGACTGCCCACTCTTCTGGCCAGGGAGCTCACTCACATGGATGGCAAGCCGTACTGTGCAGAGGAGGAACCCACTCCACTAAAACTGATGTGGCATCTGGTAGCCTTAATTGTCACCTTCTTTGTCCCCCTACTGAGCATTTTGACCTGTTACTGTTGCATCACAAGGAGGCTGTGTGCTCATTACCAGCAGTCAGGAAAGCATAACAAAAAGCTGAAGAAGTCCATAAAGACCATCATTATTGTCGTGGCAGCCTTCATCTTCTCCTGGTTGCCTTTTAATACATTCAAGCTCCTGGCCATTGTTTCAAGGTTGCAGCCAGAACACCAGTTCTCTTTGGAGTCTTTTCAGCTGGCCATGGAGGTGAGTGGCCCCTTGGCATTTGCCAACAGCTGCGTCAACCCTTTCATTTACTATGTCTTTGACAGCTATATCCGTCGGGCTATTGTACACCGTCTGTGCCCTTGTCTGAAGAACTATGACTTTGGGAGCAGCACTGAGACATCAGACAGTCACCTCATTAAGGCTCTTTCCAACCTCATCCATGCAGAGGATTTTATCAGGCGGAGGAAGAGGTCTGTATCGCTCTGAAGGGAGCAATATTTCAGTGACATTTCAAGCTCTGTTGGCACTCCTAGGAAGTTGGGTATTGTcagcaatggagaaagaaaaaagcattaAAGATGAAATTGATATTGCTTCATAAACCCAAGGAAGTGTTGAATTTATTAAAGTCCTCCTGAAGAGCTCCTGTGTTGTGCTGCCTTTTCAGCTACGTGCTCTTACGTGGCAATCAAGTCAGCAAGGGAAAATACAAACTCcattgtccttgaactcataggctGATTCTTCGTGTGTGTCAGTGCACCTTCAGGCCTTTCAAGACCATCCACCCCACTGTTCACACTGGGCTGTCTTTTGAAGAGACACTTTCATCCGAAGGTAGTGGGATACAGGACAACAAAGAAGCTCACTTGTACTCTGTAGCTCACAGTTCCTGAGTTACTGGGATGGATTCTGGTCCTGTTTACTAGTCTGTCTGGTGAGTCTTCGTCTCCCTCCAGCATTGGCTTTTATCCCAGGCCATTCCTGACAGCTTTGGTGTGGCAGGAAAAGTTCATGAAGATAAAGCCACTTTGCACTGAGTTTATGAACTGGAACTCACCTCATCACCTGATCTAAAATATGTTAACAAGGAAGCATGGTGCAAGGTTTGACCTTtgccttgttaaaaaaaaaaaaaaaaaaaaaaaaaaaaaaaaaaaaaaaaaaagtagtaacaATACAGCTTATTATAATGCGATGGTAGCTGCTTTTTAAGGTTTTAATATGCTGTTTGTTTTCATTGCCTTTATAAATTAGAATTGGAATTTGTTGTAATTACATGTTTCTAATTACCTGTCATCTAGTTATCAAATGAAAATGTTACTACTAATGTAATTGGAGCTTGGAGGCTAGGGCCCACCCCCATGCAGATTATCACTTGGGGTTCTAATTAAAATGTTAGCGCTGCACATTGCTTTAACAATTCTTTTGCTTGGTATATATAATTTCAAGATGACATGGGATGTTCTGTATCCAgccaaagaaaaagaactgtAACAGAAGTGGTACTAGTGTCTTACACTCTCCCAAAGGCCTTGCTGGGTCTCCTTACCTAATACAATACTTACTGAGTCAGCTTACAcccatatttaaaacaaaaaatcaaaatgcagTTAATGGCAACAACAAAAGACCACACCTGCAAGTGGGCTATTGTAAGCTTGGGCTTTGGCTCCAGAAAACGTGGGGGTTTGGACCCATTGTTGGCCTAAATGAATTACTTTTTTTATTGCTAAATGTTGgacttagaaataataaaatacagattattttCAGAGACCAGCTTATCTAATGTCCCCAAGTATCTCTCACAGTAAGAACAATCTCTACTGGACATGTTCTTATACTGAACCTATTTTAAAGCTGAAAGTACAGATTTTGGTTAGACAAAGTATTcaatttgtttattgttattcactgtcacaaaataaaatattatgcccttttataagtatttttcatattaaaatattaactatAATAACATTAATACCAGTAGTTAACATACAGCTATTTAATAGATTGTTGCGTTTATAGAAAAAAAAGACTGTGTAAACCATAGCAAATAAAATTTTCCGAGAAACTTCAAAATTTGATTCCAAATAGTTGAACAGTTCTTCAAAACTTAAGCAAAAGCTGAACACAGAACACCAAGGGTACATTTTTATCATACAGAACAACGAAACACCTTAATAATCATCTAGAGTCACTGAGAAAGTCATTGGGAGAAAACCTGAGCTATCACTATAGGCACTGTCATTCATGTCTGGTCTTAACTGTTCTAACAACCAGTATCAGAATCAAATAAACAACACACACTGCCAAGAATTTTTAGGAGATAAATCTGGCATCCTAACATACTGTATCTTGCAGGTTACACCCAAGAttggtaaaaacaaaataacagtaataatctGAAGCAATATGGTAAGgttgcttgttttcatttacttaagCTATTCTATGTCTCTTAACGACAAAACCAAAAGTATACCAATGTTCAAAGCATTCCTGAAGTAGTTTTTTTGAATTTATCCCCAAAGAAGTGCTCCATTAAACCCTTGATAAAGTGTTACCTGATCATCAATGATCAGTTTTCACATAAATGTAATGAAAGCAGTCCCAGACACGCATCTGAAGATTCAGACTAACCTGATGCTTCTTGACATTCGAGTCATGTGTCCACTCTGACATGTCAAATCACTTCTGTGCTGACCGTCACAGTGATGAGGGAAGCTATGCGAATGACTAAGAATCGTCTACCAGTGGAGTCACaaactaattctttttttttttataatgcaGAAAGCATGGTATGTGATAGTGGGTGGAAGAAATCTTACCCTGTGATTCATTTCAACCCCTCAAATCACTCTCCTTCCTTGCTGGCAATCTCAGAATTGAGAAATGACTTGTCGGCTGTGTCTGGCCTTATAAAAAGCAAGCCTCGGTTTTTCTACAGAGCTCATTCACAAAAGCCAGGCAATACTAAAATaactgtaaatttatttttaaaagtcatgccACTGGTGAGGCCTGCTAACAGGACGATGGCCGCAGCCTTGTCAGACTGGAAAAGGCAGAGGGTCATTCAAACTGCTACACTATTTGCATTTTCTAGATAATCCAATTTCTTTGGCTTCCTTAAATTGGCTTGAATTTTCTTCTGCAAATTCCTGTGATCAGTTGCTTtaagtcatttattattttttattgaagacAATGTAATTATGGCTGGAATTTATATAGTGTTGTCCAGAGGGAAGATCCTTCCaatattctgattttattttgcagatttaaaaaaaaaaaaatctaccttacAATGAGTTGCCCTTGTTGTTTCTGGTTATTTTAATCATTTCCACAATAAAACTGTATTTCATAACTGAATTGATAAGTTATAATTGTGTTATAAAATATGACTAGAGAGCCCCCCAAAACCCTTCTTTAAATGCCTACTACACCAATCTATTAAAATGGGTTCTTAGGACACAGTGAATTTTCAATTCCAACAGTCTACTTCCTATATATGTTAAGCTAGTATGCACAAGATTTTTAAAGCCCTAATGTAAAATTATCATGGGACCTTTCTTACTTGGCTATATATGATTAAGTTGAACTACAGTCCAGTTAGACAACTGTCAATTCAGAAGACATGGAACACAATGTTAACCTAACTTTATGATTTGTTGT
This genomic stretch from Cricetulus griseus strain 17A/GY chromosome 4, alternate assembly CriGri-PICRH-1.0, whole genome shotgun sequence harbors:
- the Gpr15 gene encoding G-protein coupled receptor 15 isoform X2, whose protein sequence is MVALHFKRGSRRLIDIFILNLAASDFIFLVTLPLWVDKEASLGLWRTGSFLCKGSSYVISVNMHCSVFLLTCMSMDRYLAIMCPALSRRLRRRNCAYTVCASVWIISCLLGLPTLLARELTHMDGKPYCAEEEPTPLKLMWHLVALIVTFFVPLLSILTCYCCITRRLCAHYQQSGKHNKKLKKSIKTIIIVVAAFIFSWLPFNTFKLLAIVSRLQPEHQFSLESFQLAMEVSGPLAFANSCVNPFIYYVFDSYIRRAIVHRLCPCLKNYDFGSSTETSDSHLIKALSNLIHAEDFIRRRKRSVSL
- the Gpr15 gene encoding G-protein coupled receptor 15 isoform X1 translates to MAGKNAYQIPHPTSVMDPTATLLYLDYYEATGTDHPIVETLPHISYTSVFLPIFYSAVFLTGVLGNFILMVALHFKRGSRRLIDIFILNLAASDFIFLVTLPLWVDKEASLGLWRTGSFLCKGSSYVISVNMHCSVFLLTCMSMDRYLAIMCPALSRRLRRRNCAYTVCASVWIISCLLGLPTLLARELTHMDGKPYCAEEEPTPLKLMWHLVALIVTFFVPLLSILTCYCCITRRLCAHYQQSGKHNKKLKKSIKTIIIVVAAFIFSWLPFNTFKLLAIVSRLQPEHQFSLESFQLAMEVSGPLAFANSCVNPFIYYVFDSYIRRAIVHRLCPCLKNYDFGSSTETSDSHLIKALSNLIHAEDFIRRRKRSVSL